The Gemmatimonadaceae bacterium genomic sequence AGGCCCAGGACATCATCTTCGGCCAGTTGCGCCAGGTGATCGCGTCGATGCGGATCGAGGAGATCAATCGCGACCGCGAGGCGTTCCTGCACCGCATCCAGACGTCGCTCGAACCGGAACTCAAGAAGATCGGCCTCGTGCTGATCAACGTGAACATCACCGACCTCAAGGACGACTCGGGCTACATCGAGGCGATCGGAAAGAAGGCCGCCGCCATGGCCGTGCAGCAGGCGCGCGGCGACGTGGCCGAGCAGGAAAAGCTGGGCGAAGTGCGCGTGGCCGAGGCCGAGCGCGAACGGTCGGTGCAGGTGGCCAGCGCCCAGAAGTTCCGCGAGATCGGCATGCGCGAGGCCGATCGCGAAAAGCTCGTGCGACTGGCCGAACTCGAGAAGGAACAGCGGGTCGGCGAGCAGACGGCGGCACTCGCCCGCGAGGCGCAGATCAAGCAGGCGCAACGCGAACAGGCGGTGCGCATGGCCGAATTGGACAAGGAACAGCGCGTAGGCGAACAGACGGCCGCGTTCGAGCGCGATGCGATGGTGAAGGACGCGGAACGCGCGCGCCGTATCGCGATCGCCGAGGCCGAACAGAAGGCCATCGAAGGCGAAGCGACGTCACAGGCGCTGATCGCGACCACACGCGCGCAGCTGCAGGTGCGCGAGGCCGAAGCGTTCCAGGTCGCCGAGACCCGCAAGCGTGAAGCGGAGGCCGCGGTGCAGGAGGCGCAGAACCGCGCCCTGGCCCGCGCCGCCATCGCCGATGCTGAACGCGTCGAAGCGGAGCAGCGTGCCGAACTCGAGGCGTCGGCCAAGGCACAGAAGGCCCGGACGATCGTCGAGGCGGAGGCGTCGGCCGAACGCCGGCGGATCGAAGCCGAGGCCGAGGCGCGCGCCATCTTCGTCAAGCTCGAAGCCGAGGCCCGCGGCCAATACGAGATCATGTCCCGCAAGGCCGAAGCCATGAAGGAACTGGTGCAGGCCGCGGGCGGTGCCAAGGAGGCCTTTCAGCTGCTCATGGTGGAACACCTCGACACGCTCGCCGAGACCTCGGCCAAGGCCATCTCGAACATCAAGTTCGACAAGGTCGTCGTGTGGGACAGCGGCAGTGGTCAGGCCGGCAGTGGCGCCAGCGGGTTCCTGCAGAGCATGGCCAAGACGCTGCCGCCGATGATGCACGTCCTCCGTGACATCGCCGACGTGGAACTGCCCGGATTCGTGGGCAAGGTCGCGCCAGCCGATGGTCCTGCGCCCCAGGCGCCACCGGCCCCAGCGGCGATCCCCGCGCCGCCCGACCCGACAGGCAAGGTGAGCATGAAGGCAAACCGTGTTTGAACGAACGCGGGGGACCACGTGACGTCGAGCGTGCGCGCCACCCAGCTCATTCGCGTGGCCATGCTGTCGGGCGTCGTGATGTTCGGCGCCGTCATCTACTTCATGCGACGATCCCCCGATGCCATCCCCGGCACGTCGCCCGAGCAGGCTCGGTCCCTGCTGTGGATCGGCCGCGCCATCTGGGGGACCGCCATCCTCGGGTCGATGATTCTCTGGTACGTCATCGGCCGCACACGTGACGCCGCCAGGCGCCTCACCTACTGCGTTTCGGCCTGGGCGCTCGCCGAAATGGTGGGCCTGTACGGAGGTGTGATCGCCTTCCTCACCGGCAGCTGGTCGTGGTACGCACCGGGCCTGGTCTTCCTCGCGCTGTCGCTCCTCGCCTTCCCCCTTCAGCGCGAGTGACGCGGCGCGCGCGCCGGGCCGGTTCCCGACGCTGAATATGCAC encodes the following:
- a CDS encoding flotillin family protein, with the protein product MSSSVFALIQALPDLGNWVVGIGAPLLGAIALGGVVLLFVSRYKRCPANRVLVISGRVGGDGAARCISGGGAFVWPVIQESAYLSLEPIQIDIPLKDALSLENIRVAVPSVFTVAIGTEAEVRGNAAVRLLGLTHDQIKRQAQDIIFGQLRQVIASMRIEEINRDREAFLHRIQTSLEPELKKIGLVLINVNITDLKDDSGYIEAIGKKAAAMAVQQARGDVAEQEKLGEVRVAEAERERSVQVASAQKFREIGMREADREKLVRLAELEKEQRVGEQTAALAREAQIKQAQREQAVRMAELDKEQRVGEQTAAFERDAMVKDAERARRIAIAEAEQKAIEGEATSQALIATTRAQLQVREAEAFQVAETRKREAEAAVQEAQNRALARAAIADAERVEAEQRAELEASAKAQKARTIVEAEASAERRRIEAEAEARAIFVKLEAEARGQYEIMSRKAEAMKELVQAAGGAKEAFQLLMVEHLDTLAETSAKAISNIKFDKVVVWDSGSGQAGSGASGFLQSMAKTLPPMMHVLRDIADVELPGFVGKVAPADGPAPQAPPAPAAIPAPPDPTGKVSMKANRV